One stretch of Macrotis lagotis isolate mMagLag1 chromosome 7, bilby.v1.9.chrom.fasta, whole genome shotgun sequence DNA includes these proteins:
- the ARHGDIB gene encoding rho GDP-dissociation inhibitor 2: MTEKDPETHVEEEDDELDGKLNYKPPPQKSLKELQEMDKDDESLAKYKKTLLGDGPVVADPTAPNVVVTRLTLVCDTAPGPITMDLTGDLEALKKKTFVLKEGAEYRVKINFKVNRDIVSGLKYVQHTFRTGAKVDKATFMVGSYGPRLDEYEFLTPPEEAPKGMLARGTYHNKSFFTDDDKHNHLTWEWNLSIKKEWKE; this comes from the exons ATGACAGAAAAGGACCCCGAAACACATGtggaggaggaagatgatgaaCTGGATGGCAAGCTTAATTACAAGCCCCCACCTCAAAAATCTCTAAAAGAGCTGCAAGAGATGGACAAAGATGATGAAAGTCTTGCCAAGTACAAGAAAACTCTGCTAGGGGATGGGCCTGTGGTAGCAG ATCCTACTGCCCCCAATGTAGTTGTCACTCGACTCACCCTAGTATGTGATACTGCCCCAGGACCAATCACTATGGACCTTACTG GGGATCTTGAAGCTCTCAAGAAAAAGACTTTTGTGCTAaaagaaggagctgaatatagagtcaaaattaatttcaaa GTAAACAGGGATATTGTTTCAGGGCTGAAATATGTGCAGCATACCTTCAGGACTGGGGCTAAAG tggACAAAGCTACATTCATGGTTGGCAGCTATGGGCCTAGGCTAGATGAGTATGAATTCCTGACTCCTCCAGAGGAGGCCCCCAAGGGTATGCTGGCCCGAGGCACTTATCACAACAAGTCCTTCTTCACTGATGATGACAAGCACAACCACCTCACCTGGGAGTGGAATCTGTCCAtcaaaaaggaatggaaagaatga